A genomic stretch from Budorcas taxicolor isolate Tak-1 chromosome 15, Takin1.1, whole genome shotgun sequence includes:
- the LOC128060701 gene encoding 28S ribosomal protein S26, mitochondrial-like, which yields MKALSTLGARPLGRPPAQFLLLARGRKTRHDPPAKSKIGRVATPPAVDPAELFVLTERYLQYRQTVRALRREFVTEVRRKVHEARAGVLAERKALQDAAEHRELMAWNKAENQRLHELRMARLRQEAREQERRQAEEAAREAREAEAWAQLKKREVLQLQEDAKDFITRENLEARVEEALDSPKSYNWAITREGLVVKPQHKGS from the coding sequence atgaaggcgCTGAGTACCCTGGGCGCGCGGCCCTTGGGCCGCCCCCCTGCCCAGTTTCTCCTGCTCGCGCGCGGCCGAAAAACCCGCCACGATCCGCCGGCCAAGTCCAAGATCGGGCGCGTGGCGACCCCGCCCGCCGTGGATCCTGCGGAATTATTCGTGCTGACGGAGCGTTACCTGCAGTACCGCCAGACGGTGCGCGCCCTCAGAAGGGAATTCGTGACCGAGGTACGCAGGAAGGTGCATGAGGCCCGAGCCGGTGTCCTGGCAGAGCGCAAGGCGCTGCAGGATGCCGCTGAGCACCGCGAGCTGATGGCCTGGAACAAGGCAGAGAACCAGCGGCTGCATGAGCTGCGGATGGCCAGGCTGCGGCAGGAGGCGCGGGAGCAGGAGCGGCGGCAAGCGGAGGAGGCGGCTCGGGAAGCCCGAGAGGCGGAGGCCTGGGCCCAGCTCAAGAAGCGGGAAGTGCTGCAGCTGCAGGAGGATGCAAAAGACTTCATCACCCGAGAGAATCTGGAGGCGCGGGTGGAAGAAGCTCTGGACTCCCCCAAGAGCTACAATTGGGCCATCACCAGAGAGGGGCTGGTGGTCAAGCCACAGCACAAGGGCTCCTGA